Proteins encoded together in one Micromonospora kangleipakensis window:
- a CDS encoding NAD(P)-dependent oxidoreductase, whose amino-acid sequence MKIVVFGTGYVGGALVSELAGRGHEVTAVSRSGKTDLPAQVAAVTGSVHDPAFLSSVTAGADAIVAALPALSPEGSLGAAVTALLRAAQESEARLGVVGGAAIIPTVSGGPRQADTPDFPARFAPVVDAHQQALDILNSAPENVDWFYLIPAGEFGAYNPGTRTGSYRTSSTAQVTNEEGRSLLGVADYAIAFADELENPRTHRTWLAIGY is encoded by the coding sequence ATGAAGATCGTCGTCTTCGGTACCGGTTACGTCGGCGGCGCCCTGGTGAGCGAACTCGCCGGCCGCGGGCACGAGGTCACCGCCGTCTCCCGATCCGGGAAAACCGACCTGCCGGCGCAGGTCGCCGCCGTCACCGGGAGCGTCCACGACCCCGCGTTCCTCAGCTCGGTAACCGCCGGGGCGGATGCCATCGTGGCCGCCCTGCCCGCCCTCAGCCCCGAAGGCAGCCTCGGCGCGGCCGTCACCGCCCTGCTCCGGGCTGCGCAGGAAAGCGAGGCGCGGCTCGGGGTCGTCGGCGGCGCCGCGATCATCCCCACCGTGTCGGGCGGTCCCCGCCAGGCGGACACCCCCGACTTCCCCGCCCGATTCGCCCCGGTCGTCGACGCCCACCAGCAGGCGCTGGACATCCTGAACTCGGCACCTGAGAACGTCGACTGGTTCTACCTCATCCCGGCGGGGGAGTTCGGCGCCTACAACCCCGGCACCCGCACCGGGTCGTACCGCACCAGCAGCACCGCCCAGGTCACCAACGAGGAGGGCCGCTCGCTGCTCGGAGTGGCCGACTACGCGATCGCGTTCGCCGACGAACTCGAGAACCCGCGTACCCACCGCACCTGGCTCGCGATCGGCTACTAG
- a CDS encoding quinone oxidoreductase family protein, whose protein sequence is MVDGDVPERMQAAAFDEFGGPEVITPRILPVPEIADDEVLLKVWSAGVGVWDALEREGALVPEGAAFPIVPGAEGAGTVAAVGGQVTDVAVGDLVYVYGRRRPKGGFYAEYAATKAQYVAKLPAGVPVEHAGAMPANALTALSGLDVLGLPAGEWVLIFGASGGQGHLAVQLAKRQGLSVIAVASGAEGVALVTRLGADLSVDGHGDVVEVLARIRDVAPDGVGGILAMAGGETLDRLTEALRDGGVLAYPNGVQPVPRERPGVTVRAYNGETGPERLQRLNELIEAGPFEVHVAETFPLGRAAEAHRRLQTSYPGRLLLTVT, encoded by the coding sequence ATGGTCGACGGGGATGTGCCCGAGCGGATGCAGGCCGCGGCCTTCGACGAGTTCGGCGGTCCGGAGGTGATCACACCGCGTATCCTGCCTGTGCCGGAGATCGCCGACGACGAGGTGCTGCTCAAGGTGTGGAGCGCCGGCGTGGGGGTGTGGGACGCCCTTGAGCGGGAGGGCGCACTGGTGCCCGAGGGCGCCGCGTTTCCCATCGTGCCCGGCGCCGAAGGGGCGGGCACCGTCGCCGCGGTCGGCGGGCAGGTGACCGACGTCGCGGTGGGCGACCTGGTCTACGTGTATGGCCGCAGACGGCCGAAAGGCGGCTTCTACGCCGAGTACGCGGCGACGAAGGCGCAGTACGTCGCGAAGCTGCCGGCGGGTGTGCCGGTGGAGCATGCGGGAGCCATGCCGGCCAACGCGCTGACCGCGTTGTCGGGCCTGGACGTCCTCGGCCTGCCGGCCGGGGAGTGGGTCCTGATCTTCGGCGCGAGCGGCGGTCAGGGGCATCTGGCCGTTCAATTGGCCAAGCGGCAGGGGCTCAGCGTGATCGCTGTTGCCTCCGGGGCGGAGGGCGTGGCGCTGGTGACCCGGCTCGGTGCCGACCTGTCCGTCGACGGTCACGGCGACGTCGTGGAGGTGCTCGCCCGGATCCGGGATGTGGCGCCGGACGGCGTCGGCGGCATCCTGGCCATGGCCGGTGGGGAGACGCTGGACAGGCTCACCGAAGCGCTACGCGACGGTGGCGTGCTCGCGTACCCCAACGGCGTTCAACCGGTACCGCGCGAGCGACCCGGCGTGACGGTCCGGGCCTACAACGGCGAGACGGGTCCCGAGCGGTTGCAGCGCCTCAACGAGCTCATCGAGGCTGGACCGTTCGAGGTGCATGTTGCCGAGACGTTCCCGCTGGGGCGGGCGGCGGAGGCGCATCGACGTCTGCAGACTTCGTACCCGGGCAGGTTGCTGCTGACGGTGACGTGA
- a CDS encoding aldo/keto reductase, which produces MRYTTFGRNNGLRVSEYGLGTANFGTGWRAGGGWGPGSEPAEARKIFDRFAEAGGTLIDTAENYQAGESEQLLGEFLGADRDQFVLTGKYSMNGVGPQTVSNTGNSRRYMFQALEATLRRLNTDHLDMYWVHAPDGLTPMEEILRGLDDLVSAGKIRYFGLSNFPAWRVSRAAAIAELRGWSPVAGIQVEYSLVERTAERELLPMAQALGLGATLWSPLGGGLLTGKYRQGATGRISALKAVGFFEETAQKTAIVDAVVDVAAELGVPASHVAIAWMRQQGARTATAYVPIIGPRSVAQLDDYLGALDVTLTPAQFARLDEVSAIRLGTPHELNAWSVGPIRGGDASVIDEPAIPVA; this is translated from the coding sequence ATGCGATACACCACCTTCGGGCGCAACAACGGCCTGCGCGTGTCCGAGTACGGCCTCGGCACCGCCAATTTCGGCACCGGCTGGCGTGCCGGTGGCGGTTGGGGCCCCGGTTCCGAGCCCGCCGAGGCCCGCAAGATCTTCGACCGGTTCGCCGAAGCCGGCGGCACGCTCATCGACACCGCCGAGAACTACCAGGCCGGCGAATCCGAGCAGCTGCTCGGCGAGTTCCTGGGCGCCGACCGGGACCAGTTCGTGCTGACGGGCAAGTACAGCATGAACGGCGTCGGACCGCAGACCGTCTCCAACACCGGCAACAGCCGCCGGTACATGTTCCAGGCCCTCGAGGCCACCCTGCGCCGCCTGAACACCGATCACCTGGACATGTACTGGGTGCACGCCCCTGACGGCCTGACCCCGATGGAGGAGATCCTGCGCGGCCTGGACGACCTGGTCAGCGCCGGAAAGATCCGCTATTTCGGGCTGTCGAACTTCCCGGCCTGGCGGGTGTCGCGCGCCGCGGCCATCGCCGAGCTGCGCGGCTGGTCCCCGGTCGCCGGTATCCAGGTCGAGTACAGCCTGGTCGAACGCACCGCCGAGCGGGAGCTGCTGCCAATGGCGCAGGCGCTTGGCCTGGGCGCGACGCTGTGGAGCCCGCTCGGCGGCGGTCTGCTGACCGGCAAGTACCGTCAGGGCGCCACCGGCCGGATCAGCGCCCTCAAGGCCGTCGGGTTCTTCGAGGAGACCGCGCAGAAGACCGCGATCGTCGACGCCGTCGTGGACGTCGCGGCCGAGCTCGGCGTGCCGGCCTCCCACGTCGCCATCGCCTGGATGCGGCAGCAGGGCGCGCGGACGGCCACAGCGTACGTGCCGATCATCGGCCCGCGCAGCGTCGCGCAGCTCGACGACTACCTGGGCGCGCTGGACGTGACGCTGACCCCGGCGCAGTTCGCCCGGCTCGACGAGGTGAGCGCGATCAGGCTCGGCACCCCGCACGAGCTGAACGCGTGGAGCGTGGGCCCCATCCGCGGCGGTGACGCAAGCGTGATCGACGAGCCCGCGATCCCGGTGGCGTGA
- a CDS encoding MarR family winged helix-turn-helix transcriptional regulator yields MSIVTPGRTPAPEGLQTLNRDEEALVRSLTRAMYALPRAIDADMVREQRLSLTEYTALMHLSEAPDRQMRMNELAAACEMSFSGMTRVAQRLESEGLIRRVRSTHDARGCNAVLTDAGFARLEAAWPTNLAAVRRHLLDHVTGIDLAQLARAMQNVAS; encoded by the coding sequence ATGTCCATCGTCACACCCGGCCGGACACCGGCCCCAGAAGGGCTACAAACCCTCAATCGGGACGAAGAAGCACTCGTCCGGAGCCTCACCCGCGCCATGTACGCGCTGCCCCGTGCCATCGACGCAGACATGGTCCGCGAGCAGCGGCTCTCCCTCACCGAATACACGGCGCTGATGCACCTGTCCGAGGCCCCCGACCGGCAGATGCGAATGAACGAACTCGCCGCCGCCTGCGAGATGTCCTTCAGCGGCATGACCCGCGTGGCACAACGCCTGGAGAGCGAAGGGCTGATCCGGCGAGTCAGATCCACGCATGACGCGCGGGGCTGCAACGCCGTCCTTACCGATGCCGGTTTCGCCCGTCTTGAGGCTGCGTGGCCGACCAACCTCGCCGCCGTTCGCCGGCACCTTCTCGACCACGTGACAGGGATCGACCTCGCCCAACTCGCCAGGGCCATGCAGAACGTGGCCTCGTGA
- a CDS encoding zinc-dependent alcohol dehydrogenase family protein: MSKIVRFHATGGPEVLTLDDVEVREPGQGEIRIRTRALGLNRADAMLRSGHLMELPSGIGWEASGEVDAIGPGVEGFTVGDAVSLIPCFRATDYPIHGELAIAPATGVVKHPDTLSWEEAAALWGQYLTAYGALIETAGLKAGDTLLVPAASSSVGLAAIQIARSVGARPVALTRTSAKRQQLLDAGAEGVIATTEEDVVARVNELTDGKGARVIFDPVGGPALTRLLGAAAPGGTVIVYGALSTEAATVPALELISKSLTIRGYKVFELTTDLERRKVAVDWILDGVAREVLRPVIDTTFPLEDIVEAHRRLESGSQVGKIVVTVPR; this comes from the coding sequence ATGAGCAAGATTGTCCGATTTCACGCCACCGGTGGCCCCGAGGTCCTGACCTTGGACGACGTCGAGGTCCGCGAACCCGGCCAGGGCGAGATCCGCATCCGCACCCGGGCTCTCGGGTTGAACCGAGCGGATGCCATGCTCCGCAGCGGCCACCTCATGGAGCTCCCCTCCGGTATCGGATGGGAGGCCTCCGGTGAGGTCGACGCCATCGGCCCAGGCGTCGAGGGTTTCACCGTCGGGGATGCCGTCAGCCTGATCCCCTGCTTCAGGGCCACCGACTACCCCATCCACGGCGAGCTGGCCATCGCGCCCGCCACCGGGGTGGTCAAGCACCCCGACACGCTGTCCTGGGAAGAGGCCGCAGCTCTGTGGGGGCAGTACCTGACCGCCTACGGCGCCCTGATCGAGACCGCGGGCCTGAAGGCCGGTGACACGCTGCTCGTCCCGGCTGCCTCCAGCAGCGTCGGGCTGGCCGCGATCCAGATCGCCCGCAGCGTGGGGGCCCGGCCTGTGGCCCTGACCCGCACCAGCGCCAAGCGTCAGCAGCTCCTGGACGCCGGCGCCGAGGGGGTCATCGCCACGACCGAGGAAGACGTTGTCGCCCGGGTGAACGAACTCACCGACGGGAAGGGCGCGCGGGTGATCTTCGACCCGGTGGGGGGACCGGCGCTGACGCGTCTGCTCGGCGCCGCCGCGCCCGGCGGGACCGTGATCGTCTACGGTGCGCTGAGCACCGAGGCCGCGACCGTGCCCGCGCTCGAGTTGATCAGCAAGAGCCTGACCATCCGCGGCTACAAAGTCTTCGAGCTCACCACTGACCTCGAACGCCGCAAGGTCGCCGTTGACTGGATTCTCGACGGTGTCGCCCGCGAGGTCCTGCGGCCGGTCATCGACACCACCTTCCCGCTGGAAGACATCGTCGAGGCCCACCGTCGTCTCGAGTCAGGATCCCAGGTCGGCAAGATCGTCGTGACCGTCCCCCGCTGA
- a CDS encoding multidrug effflux MFS transporter, with protein sequence MTGRQRAWLVLMLGAFIAIGPLTVDMYLPALPAVTAALATTPTAVQLTLTGTLLGLAVGQLFVGPLSDAAGRRRPLLAGLVLHVAASILCVFAPTIAVLDVLRVLQGLGVAAATVIATAVVRDLFSGSAFARIFSRLMLVTGAAPILAPTLGSAVLRWTDWQGVFVTLTVLGVLLIAVALFGLPETLPPRRRHRGGAAATVHWYRRLFRDRAFVALVLVVGLYSAAQFAYVAGSSFVLQQQYGLDEQEFGLVFAASVAGLIGAIQFNVLLLRRYTPLQILRAALIAGTAGGFIVLFFAVTGLGGLATLLVSLFLVLAAIGLAFPNAPTLAMTRHGEAAGTAAALLGAVQFGGGALGAPLVGVLGGSSVAMALVVAGGMTAATAVMLLVAPRVGLAGAEPGS encoded by the coding sequence ATGACCGGCCGCCAGCGGGCGTGGCTGGTGCTCATGCTCGGTGCCTTCATCGCGATCGGTCCGTTGACCGTCGACATGTACCTGCCCGCGCTGCCCGCCGTGACGGCCGCACTCGCGACCACCCCGACGGCGGTGCAGCTCACGCTCACTGGGACGCTGCTCGGATTGGCCGTCGGGCAGCTGTTCGTCGGGCCGCTGTCCGATGCGGCAGGCCGCCGCCGCCCGCTGCTGGCCGGGCTGGTCCTGCACGTGGCCGCGTCGATACTGTGCGTGTTCGCGCCCACCATCGCCGTACTCGACGTGCTGCGCGTGCTGCAGGGGCTCGGCGTGGCGGCCGCCACGGTGATCGCCACTGCAGTCGTGCGGGACCTGTTCAGCGGATCCGCCTTCGCCCGCATTTTCTCGCGACTGATGCTCGTCACTGGCGCGGCACCGATTCTCGCACCGACCCTGGGCAGCGCGGTGCTGCGCTGGACCGACTGGCAGGGCGTGTTCGTGACGCTGACGGTGCTGGGCGTACTGCTGATCGCAGTTGCGCTCTTCGGCCTTCCGGAAACCCTCCCGCCGCGCCGCCGTCACCGAGGCGGTGCGGCGGCGACTGTGCACTGGTACCGCCGGCTGTTCCGCGACCGTGCCTTCGTCGCTCTGGTACTCGTCGTCGGGCTGTACTCCGCCGCCCAGTTCGCCTACGTGGCGGGCTCGTCCTTCGTCCTGCAACAGCAGTACGGTCTCGACGAGCAGGAGTTCGGCCTTGTTTTTGCGGCCAGTGTGGCCGGACTCATCGGCGCCATCCAGTTCAACGTGCTACTGCTGCGCCGGTACACGCCGCTGCAGATCCTGCGCGCCGCCCTGATCGCCGGCACCGCCGGCGGGTTCATCGTGCTGTTCTTCGCCGTGACCGGCCTCGGTGGCCTGGCCACACTGCTGGTGTCACTGTTCCTTGTGCTCGCCGCGATCGGGCTCGCCTTCCCCAACGCCCCGACCCTGGCAATGACCCGGCATGGCGAGGCGGCCGGGACCGCCGCGGCGCTGCTCGGCGCTGTCCAGTTCGGCGGGGGTGCGCTGGGCGCCCCCCTGGTCGGCGTGCTCGGCGGCAGCAGCGTCGCCATGGCGCTGGTGGTCGCCGGCGGGATGACCGCGGCGACCGCCGTGATGCTGCTCGTCGCGCCGCGCGTCGGCCTCGCCGGGGCCGAGCCGGGTTCGTAG
- a CDS encoding IS630 family transposase, giving the protein MPRTGRPTPPLTLTDEERATLTRWSRRAKTAQVLAMRSRIILACADGGSNTDVATALGVHLSTVGKWRRRFLKLRLDGLIDEPRPGRPPSIGLDRVEEVVVATLEQTPRNATHWSRTSMAEKSGLSKSTVGRIWRDFGLKPHLADTFKLSTDPQFIEKVVDVVGLYHNPPERAVVLCVDEKSQIQALDRSQPVLPMMPGMPERRTHDYARNGITSLFAAFNIADGTVIGELHRQHRATEFKKFLATIDKAVPADLDVHLVCDNYGTHKTPAVRAWLARHPRFHMHFTPTGSSWINQVERWFGYLTEQKIRRGAHKSVHSLEADIRTWIADWNTNPRPFTWTKTAEEILESLARFCRRISSAAH; this is encoded by the coding sequence ATGCCGAGGACTGGGCGTCCCACCCCGCCGCTGACGTTGACCGATGAAGAACGTGCGACATTGACCCGATGGTCGCGGCGGGCGAAGACGGCGCAGGTCCTCGCGATGCGCTCCCGGATCATTCTGGCCTGCGCCGATGGCGGCTCGAACACTGATGTGGCAACGGCACTGGGTGTTCATCTGTCCACGGTGGGGAAATGGCGTCGCCGATTTTTGAAGCTGCGGCTGGACGGACTGATCGACGAGCCGCGGCCGGGTCGTCCTCCGTCCATCGGTTTGGACCGGGTCGAAGAGGTCGTCGTCGCCACCTTGGAGCAGACGCCACGTAACGCCACCCACTGGTCGCGTACCTCCATGGCGGAGAAGTCCGGACTGTCGAAGTCCACCGTCGGACGGATCTGGCGGGACTTCGGCCTCAAGCCGCATCTGGCCGACACGTTCAAGCTCTCCACGGATCCGCAGTTCATCGAGAAGGTCGTCGACGTGGTCGGGCTCTACCACAACCCGCCCGAACGGGCCGTGGTGCTCTGCGTGGATGAGAAGTCGCAGATCCAGGCCCTGGACCGGTCCCAGCCGGTGCTGCCGATGATGCCCGGCATGCCCGAACGCCGCACCCACGACTACGCCCGCAACGGCATCACCAGCCTGTTCGCCGCGTTCAACATCGCCGACGGCACCGTCATCGGCGAACTGCACCGCCAGCACCGCGCGACCGAGTTCAAGAAGTTCCTGGCCACGATCGACAAAGCCGTGCCAGCCGATCTGGACGTGCACCTGGTCTGCGACAACTACGGCACCCACAAGACCCCCGCCGTGCGGGCGTGGCTGGCCCGCCATCCCCGCTTCCACATGCACTTCACACCGACCGGTTCCTCCTGGATCAACCAGGTCGAACGCTGGTTCGGCTACCTCACAGAGCAGAAGATCCGCCGCGGCGCCCACAAGAGCGTTCACAGCCTGGAAGCCGACATCCGCACCTGGATCGCAGACTGGAACACCAACCCCAGGCCCTTCACCTGGACCAAGACCGCCGAGGAGATTCTCGAATCACTCGCACGATTTTGTAGGCGGATTTCTAGCGCAGCACACTAG
- a CDS encoding cation diffusion facilitator family transporter, which translates to MNDHDHDHGHDHDHDHDHSHDHEHEHGHRHDGRLAAWWHRLAHAVVPHSHDSRAKIDPALESSRHGLRALWISLVGLGITAVAQAVIVVFSGSVALLGDTLHNVADALTAVPLGVAFLLGRRAATRAYTYGYGRAEDLAGIIIVAVIAASAIAAAWTAVTRLLHPTDVTHLPWVAAAGVVGFVGNELVAQYRIRVGRRIGSAALVADGLHARTDGYTSLAVLAAAGGAALGWRWADPVIGLVIAVAITLVLKDAAREVYRRLMDAVDPALVDQAETALRAVDGVRDVAAVRLRWIGHRLHAEAELVVDADLTLVAAHEIAADAEHQLTHAVPRLTGATVHTDPHSHPGGHHHPDLSHRRRQPLR; encoded by the coding sequence GTGAACGACCACGACCACGACCACGGCCATGACCACGACCACGACCACGACCACTCGCACGACCACGAACACGAACACGGCCACCGTCACGACGGCCGGCTCGCCGCGTGGTGGCATCGGCTGGCCCACGCCGTCGTCCCGCACTCCCACGACTCGCGGGCGAAGATCGACCCCGCGTTGGAGTCCTCCCGCCACGGGCTACGCGCCCTGTGGATCTCCCTGGTCGGCCTCGGGATCACGGCCGTCGCCCAGGCGGTCATCGTGGTGTTCTCCGGTTCGGTCGCCCTGCTCGGGGACACCCTCCACAACGTCGCCGACGCCCTGACCGCCGTACCGCTGGGAGTCGCTTTTCTCCTCGGCCGCCGCGCGGCCACCCGCGCCTACACCTACGGCTACGGCCGCGCCGAAGACCTCGCGGGCATCATCATCGTCGCGGTCATCGCCGCGTCCGCCATCGCCGCCGCCTGGACCGCCGTCACCCGGCTGCTGCACCCCACCGACGTGACACACCTGCCCTGGGTGGCCGCCGCCGGCGTCGTCGGCTTCGTCGGCAACGAGCTCGTCGCCCAGTACCGCATCCGCGTCGGCCGACGCATCGGCTCCGCCGCCCTGGTCGCCGACGGCCTGCACGCCCGCACCGACGGGTACACCTCCCTCGCCGTCCTCGCCGCCGCCGGCGGCGCCGCACTCGGCTGGCGCTGGGCGGACCCCGTCATCGGCCTGGTCATCGCCGTCGCCATCACACTCGTGCTCAAGGACGCCGCTCGCGAGGTCTACCGACGCCTCATGGACGCCGTCGACCCCGCCCTGGTCGACCAGGCCGAAACCGCGCTGCGGGCCGTCGACGGCGTCCGCGACGTAGCCGCGGTGCGGCTCCGCTGGATCGGGCACCGGCTGCACGCCGAAGCGGAACTGGTCGTGGACGCCGACCTCACCCTCGTCGCCGCACACGAGATCGCCGCCGACGCCGAGCATCAGCTCACCCACGCCGTGCCCCGGCTGACCGGCGCCACCGTCCACACCGACCCGCACAGCCACCCCGGCGGACACCACCACCCTGACCTGTCCCACCGGCGCCGGCAGCCCCTCCGCTGA
- a CDS encoding ArsR/SmtB family transcription factor — protein MYARDNVADASDLQQRLPRGQEVEAATEMLRMLADGTRLRLMWLLSEGEYDVTALVAAVGMARPAVSQHLGKLRLAGLVSVRRDGRRALYRARGGHARRLVTEVMHAASHRVTGAPEHD, from the coding sequence ATGTACGCACGCGACAATGTTGCAGATGCCAGTGACCTGCAACAACGCCTTCCTCGCGGGCAGGAGGTGGAGGCGGCGACCGAGATGCTGCGGATGCTGGCCGACGGAACGCGGCTGCGGCTGATGTGGCTGCTCAGCGAGGGCGAGTACGACGTGACGGCGCTCGTGGCGGCGGTCGGGATGGCGCGCCCGGCGGTGTCGCAGCACCTCGGCAAGCTTCGGTTGGCGGGGCTGGTGAGCGTGCGACGGGACGGCCGTCGCGCCCTCTACCGCGCCAGGGGCGGGCATGCGCGCCGGCTGGTGACCGAGGTGATGCACGCCGCATCCCACCGGGTGACCGGTGCACCTGAGCACGACTGA
- a CDS encoding RNA-guided endonuclease InsQ/TnpB family protein, with protein sequence MHRTARVALRVTPGQRRRCFGLLRSAGDVWACVLEVNAWRRRRRDVPLSGYQELCRVLAASGPGTFAELDTTGARSVLRRFSDAWFAAAKRRKDGDLSARYPRRRRGLVPVRWYHGTFTLDRLRVRIPTAKGTSALWVRLAREVPYPVEQVRSVTLLCEGGRLFLDVTAEVPVAVYPPGEEPDPGRVAGVDLGIIHPYAVAGPGGEGLLVSGRAIRAEHRMHLADTKARRRAVARRAPKPGQKGSRRWRQYRRRARLVEGRHRRRVRQAQHEAARSVVSWAVEQRVGVLHVGDPRGVLAIPAGRRHNLRLRQWQIGRLLQILTDKATPAGITVRLVDERGTSSTCPACRRRVPKPRGRTLSCPHCAFSGHRDLVAAASIATRVPGGGSTTPTDVVLPEVVTHRRAGRHLPGAGRSRRDPRRPPRAARGSVGPRRPAPPPGGESLAFKARIHNTHRTPGER encoded by the coding sequence GTGCATCGCACCGCCCGCGTCGCGTTGCGGGTGACGCCGGGCCAGCGGCGCCGTTGTTTCGGGCTGCTGCGCTCGGCTGGTGACGTGTGGGCGTGCGTGTTGGAGGTCAACGCGTGGCGGCGGCGCCGCCGGGACGTACCCCTGTCCGGTTATCAGGAGTTGTGCCGGGTGTTGGCGGCATCCGGGCCGGGCACGTTCGCGGAACTGGACACCACGGGTGCGCGGTCGGTGTTGCGCCGGTTCTCCGATGCGTGGTTCGCGGCGGCGAAACGCCGCAAGGACGGTGACCTGTCGGCGCGGTATCCGCGTCGTCGGCGGGGGTTGGTGCCGGTGCGCTGGTATCACGGCACGTTCACCCTTGACAGACTTCGGGTGCGGATCCCGACCGCGAAAGGCACGTCGGCGTTGTGGGTGCGTCTGGCGCGGGAGGTGCCGTATCCAGTTGAGCAGGTCCGGTCGGTCACGCTGCTGTGTGAAGGTGGCCGCTTGTTCCTGGACGTGACCGCCGAGGTGCCGGTGGCGGTCTATCCGCCGGGCGAGGAGCCGGATCCGGGCAGGGTGGCCGGGGTGGATCTGGGGATCATCCACCCGTACGCGGTGGCCGGCCCCGGTGGGGAGGGACTGTTGGTGTCGGGGCGGGCGATCCGCGCCGAACACCGCATGCACCTGGCCGACACCAAGGCCCGCCGCCGTGCCGTCGCCCGCCGGGCGCCGAAGCCGGGCCAGAAGGGATCCCGGCGGTGGCGGCAGTACCGCCGCCGGGCACGCCTGGTTGAGGGCCGGCACCGGCGCAGGGTCCGCCAAGCCCAGCACGAAGCCGCCCGCAGCGTCGTCTCATGGGCGGTGGAGCAGCGGGTCGGTGTGCTGCACGTCGGTGACCCCCGCGGGGTGCTCGCTATTCCTGCTGGGCGGCGGCACAACCTGCGGCTGCGGCAGTGGCAGATCGGCCGGCTCCTGCAGATCCTCACCGACAAGGCCACCCCCGCCGGCATCACCGTCCGCCTGGTCGACGAACGCGGCACCTCCTCCACCTGCCCCGCCTGCCGCAGGCGGGTTCCCAAACCTCGTGGCCGGACCCTGTCCTGCCCGCACTGCGCATTCTCCGGGCACCGCGACCTGGTCGCGGCCGCCAGCATCGCCACCCGTGTTCCGGGCGGCGGATCCACCACCCCGACAGACGTTGTGCTGCCGGAGGTGGTCACGCACCGTCGAGCCGGCCGGCACCTGCCCGGTGCCGGCCGATCCCGACGTGACCCCCGCCGCCCACCCCGGGCGGCGCGAGGATCGGTTGGCCCGCGGAGGCCCGCCCCACCACCCGGTGGGGAGTCGCTCGCCTTCAAGGCGAGGATCCACAACACCCACCGCACACCCGGTGAACGTTAG